Proteins encoded together in one Armatimonadota bacterium window:
- a CDS encoding VWA domain-containing protein → MGFAMASALWALILVPAAAALYVAHLRQFPREAVLHPQSAALAAAAAGAGRWRRHLPAALLLLALTAALLALARPTLPLPVPADRSVVMLAIDTSGSMRSEDIAPNRLEAAKAAAGAFVAALPRGLRVGLVAFGGYAELVVPPTTDRERLRAAIDGLGFIRRTAIGEGLLEAVMAILGASRPAPDPWSGTPTPLVVPPDARPVRPGSAIVVLLSDGRSNAGVDALEVAAFARRQGIVVHTVGVGQPSAPNTAWTIGGTLDEETLREIAAATGGSYVHAASARSLHQIYRRLARDVGWERRPVEVPALAALVAAVALVGALGAAIALRPVA, encoded by the coding sequence ATGGGCTTTGCCATGGCCTCGGCCCTGTGGGCGTTGATACTCGTCCCTGCCGCGGCGGCGCTGTACGTGGCGCACCTGCGGCAGTTCCCCCGCGAGGCGGTCCTCCACCCCCAGTCGGCCGCCCTCGCAGCCGCGGCGGCGGGCGCCGGCCGCTGGCGCCGTCACCTCCCCGCGGCGCTGCTGCTGCTGGCGCTCACCGCAGCGCTGCTGGCGCTGGCCCGCCCCACGCTCCCGCTCCCCGTCCCCGCGGACCGCTCCGTCGTCATGCTCGCCATCGACACCAGCGGCAGCATGCGCTCGGAAGACATCGCCCCCAACCGCCTGGAGGCGGCGAAGGCGGCGGCGGGCGCGTTCGTCGCCGCCCTGCCCCGGGGGCTGCGTGTGGGCCTGGTGGCCTTCGGGGGCTACGCGGAGCTGGTGGTACCCCCGACCACCGACCGGGAGCGCCTGCGTGCGGCCATCGACGGGCTGGGGTTCATCCGCCGCACCGCTATCGGCGAGGGGCTGCTCGAGGCGGTGATGGCCATCCTGGGCGCCTCGCGCCCGGCGCCCGACCCGTGGAGCGGTACGCCTACCCCGCTGGTCGTCCCGCCCGACGCCCGTCCCGTGCGACCGGGCTCGGCCATCGTGGTGCTGCTCTCGGACGGGCGCAGCAATGCGGGCGTCGACGCGCTGGAGGTGGCGGCCTTCGCCCGCCGGCAGGGGATCGTGGTCCACACCGTGGGCGTGGGGCAGCCCTCCGCGCCCAACACCGCGTGGACGATCGGCGGGACGCTGGACGAGGAGACGCTGCGCGAGATCGCCGCCGCCACCGGCGGGAGCTACGTCCACGCCGCCAGCGCGCGCAGCCTGCACCAGATCTACCGGCGGCTGGCTCGCGACGTGGGGTGGGAGCGCCGCCCGGTGGAGGTGCCGGCGCTGGCCGCGCTGGTGGCGGCCGTGGCGCTGGTGGGGGCGCTCGGGGCGGCCATCGCCCTGCGCCCCGTGGCCTGA
- a CDS encoding XRE family transcriptional regulator: protein MGHAETLLGPPDVSAALHELGLLVQKVREQRGLTLEQLAERCGVSAATLSLLERGQGNPSFATLLRVATGLRVPIATFFQSDVRQDGIVVRAEHRKRLVVGQSEGRRYELLSPDVTGAIEMLWVRLEPGVWTEDEKVAHEGEECLVVLDGRLEAHIGQGPPHILEPGDSIYVRSEIPHSYRSSDDAPATFVIAITPPSF, encoded by the coding sequence ATGGGACACGCCGAGACATTGCTTGGACCGCCTGATGTGAGTGCCGCCCTTCACGAATTGGGCCTCCTCGTCCAAAAGGTCCGTGAGCAGCGCGGCCTGACCCTTGAGCAGCTCGCCGAGCGGTGCGGGGTGAGCGCCGCGACCCTGAGCCTCCTGGAGAGGGGCCAGGGCAATCCCTCCTTCGCCACCCTTCTGAGGGTGGCCACCGGCCTGCGGGTTCCCATCGCCACGTTCTTCCAGTCGGATGTCCGCCAGGACGGGATTGTCGTGCGGGCCGAGCACCGCAAGCGCCTGGTGGTCGGCCAGAGCGAAGGGCGGCGCTACGAGCTCCTCTCCCCCGACGTCACCGGCGCGATCGAAATGTTATGGGTGCGGCTTGAGCCGGGGGTGTGGACGGAGGACGAGAAGGTCGCACACGAGGGGGAGGAGTGCTTGGTGGTCCTGGACGGGCGACTGGAGGCGCATATCGGGCAGGGCCCACCCCACATCCTGGAGCCCGGGGATTCCATCTACGTGCGCAGCGAGATCCCCCACTCCTACCGCAGCAGTGACGATGCCCCCGCGACCTTCGTGATCGCCATCACGCCGCCGTCGTTCTAG
- the pstA gene encoding phosphate ABC transporter permease PstA — MRREGSGGLWRSGDLFVWLSGGALALALLMVAGLVGLVAAHGLAYFWPRQVEHLALADGTVVLGEVVEREAMPGSAGAYRIKVKQGNRDLTGQDFRWIPEALIVTRTRPREAMVVERREWGHLYGTLRAVADGERIVAQGPQAWPALFPALREAQALVARIRRLERVEVGAINRRQERIRLALRRLELRGVRAGPEVDRLHAEAAAWQARYEAVRAEVERLRARQTAAAIVTVADGREVRVPLAQVVRVVRPNALSWAGRLRVYGSRLWEFFTAEPREANTEGGVFPAIFGTVLMVLLMTVVVTPLGVLAALYLREYARQGPFTSAVRIAVNNLAGVPSIVFGVFGVGFFIYLVGGTLDRLFFPEALPTPTLGTGGLLWASLTLALLTVPVVIVATEEGLAAVPPGMREAALALGATRLETTVRVVLPAVLPSILTGLILAMARAAGEVAPLMLTGVVKLAPALPVDGTPPFVHLERKFMHLGFHIYDVGFQSPNVDAARPMVFATTLLLLGVVICLNLFAIALRARLRRRLVVAGV; from the coding sequence GTGCGGCGGGAGGGCTCCGGCGGGCTGTGGCGCAGCGGCGACCTCTTCGTCTGGCTCAGCGGCGGCGCGCTGGCCCTGGCCTTGCTCATGGTAGCCGGCCTCGTCGGGCTGGTGGCGGCCCACGGGCTCGCGTACTTCTGGCCGCGCCAGGTTGAGCATTTGGCGCTGGCCGACGGGACGGTGGTCCTGGGCGAGGTGGTAGAGCGGGAGGCCATGCCCGGGTCCGCCGGGGCCTACCGGATCAAGGTGAAGCAGGGCAACCGCGACCTCACCGGCCAGGACTTCCGGTGGATCCCGGAGGCGCTGATTGTCACCCGGACCCGACCTCGGGAGGCCATGGTGGTGGAGCGTCGGGAGTGGGGTCACCTCTACGGGACCCTGCGCGCCGTGGCCGACGGTGAGCGCATCGTGGCCCAGGGCCCCCAGGCCTGGCCGGCGCTCTTCCCCGCCCTCCGGGAAGCCCAGGCCCTCGTGGCCCGCATCCGCCGTCTCGAGCGAGTGGAGGTAGGAGCCATCAACCGCCGCCAGGAGCGCATCCGCCTGGCCCTGCGGCGGTTGGAGCTGCGCGGCGTCAGGGCGGGTCCGGAGGTGGACCGGCTCCACGCCGAGGCGGCGGCCTGGCAGGCGCGCTACGAGGCCGTCCGCGCCGAGGTCGAGCGCCTGCGCGCCCGACAGACGGCGGCGGCCATCGTCACGGTGGCCGATGGGCGGGAGGTGCGGGTCCCCCTGGCGCAGGTGGTGCGCGTCGTCCGTCCCAACGCGCTGAGCTGGGCGGGGCGGCTGCGCGTCTACGGCAGCAGGCTGTGGGAGTTCTTCACCGCCGAGCCCCGCGAGGCCAACACCGAGGGGGGCGTCTTCCCCGCCATCTTCGGCACCGTGCTGATGGTGCTGCTGATGACCGTGGTCGTGACACCGCTGGGGGTGCTGGCCGCCCTCTACCTGCGGGAGTACGCCAGGCAGGGGCCGTTCACCAGCGCCGTCCGCATCGCGGTGAACAACCTGGCCGGGGTGCCCTCCATCGTCTTCGGCGTGTTCGGCGTGGGCTTCTTCATCTACCTGGTGGGCGGCACCCTCGACCGCCTCTTCTTCCCCGAGGCCCTCCCCACTCCCACCCTGGGGACGGGCGGGCTCCTGTGGGCGTCGCTCACGCTGGCGCTGCTCACCGTTCCCGTGGTCATCGTGGCCACCGAGGAGGGGCTGGCGGCGGTCCCCCCCGGGATGCGGGAGGCGGCGCTGGCCCTGGGCGCGACCAGGCTCGAGACCACGGTGCGGGTCGTCCTCCCGGCGGTGCTCCCCTCCATCCTCACGGGTCTGATTCTGGCCATGGCCCGGGCCGCCGGGGAGGTGGCCCCGCTGATGCTCACCGGGGTGGTGAAGCTGGCGCCGGCCCTGCCGGTGGACGGCACACCGCCTTTCGTCCACCTCGAGCGGAAGTTCATGCACTTGGGCTTCCACATCTACGACGTGGGCTTCCAGTCGCCGAACGTGGACGCCGCGCGCCCCATGGTCTTCGCCACGACCCTGCTGCTGCTGGGGGTGGTGATCTGCTTGAACCTGTTCGCCATCGCCCTGCGGGCCCGGCTGCGCCGTCGGCTGGTCGTGGCGGGGGTGTAG
- the speB gene encoding agmatinase: MGAERLNLPFTGITSFCKLPVHTDLDTLEADVAILGAPFDMGTQYRSGTRFGPRAIRNASAIYALRGVGYYDHEFDTIFLQGVRIVDCGDVDMIHMRPEACLQNIREAVEKILARGALPVVLGGDHSVPIPVLRAFRDRGPLYVIQIDAHLDFVDERFGVREGHGNVMRRVAEMPHVEGFAQIGIRGPGSSDPSDFADARRMGSLIIGPREIRRRGVDGVLARIPDGKRYYVTIDIDAFDAGVAPGSGSPSVGGLDYYEVTDLLRGVAAKGDVVGFDFVEVAPQYDPTEVTAQLAARVILDFLGAIFYERTRRAVPAGVQEGR, from the coding sequence ATGGGCGCGGAACGGCTCAACCTGCCCTTTACCGGGATCACCTCCTTTTGCAAGCTCCCGGTGCACACGGACCTGGACACGCTGGAGGCGGACGTGGCCATTCTGGGGGCCCCGTTCGACATGGGGACCCAGTACCGGTCCGGGACGCGCTTCGGCCCCCGGGCCATCCGGAATGCCTCTGCGATCTACGCGCTGCGCGGTGTGGGGTACTACGATCACGAGTTCGACACCATCTTCCTGCAGGGGGTCCGGATCGTTGACTGTGGAGACGTCGACATGATTCACATGCGGCCCGAGGCGTGCCTGCAGAACATCCGGGAGGCAGTGGAGAAGATCCTGGCCCGGGGTGCGCTGCCCGTCGTGCTGGGTGGAGATCACTCGGTCCCCATCCCCGTACTGCGGGCCTTTCGGGACCGGGGACCGCTCTACGTGATCCAGATTGACGCGCACCTGGACTTCGTGGACGAACGGTTCGGCGTGCGCGAGGGGCACGGGAACGTCATGCGCCGGGTGGCGGAGATGCCTCACGTGGAAGGCTTCGCACAGATCGGTATCCGCGGTCCGGGGAGCAGCGACCCGTCGGACTTCGCGGACGCGCGGCGCATGGGGAGCCTCATCATCGGTCCGCGGGAGATCCGCCGCCGGGGTGTCGACGGGGTACTGGCCCGCATCCCTGACGGAAAGCGGTACTACGTGACCATCGATATCGACGCCTTCGACGCCGGTGTGGCCCCCGGGTCGGGCTCGCCGTCGGTGGGCGGCCTGGACTACTACGAGGTCACCGACCTCCTGCGGGGTGTGGCCGCCAAGGGCGACGTGGTGGGCTTCGACTTCGTGGAGGTGGCCCCGCAGTACGACCCCACGGAGGTCACCGCCCAGCTCGCTGCGCGGGTGATCCTGGACTTCCTGGGAGCGATCTTCTATGAGCGCACGCGGCGGGCCGTCCCGGCGGGGGTGCAGGAGGGGAGGTGA
- a CDS encoding creatininase: MGQPVMMDELTWVEYQERVRAGAPLFLVAGSTEQHGPHLPLGTDVFQAVAVARAAAERVGGIVAPPLAYGYKSQPKSGGGQQFPGTTSLDGQTLVAVVRDLLREFLRHGVRRIVVVDGHYENAMFLTEGIDLALRETGVSDAKAVVVHWWELIPPGTVDAIFAGEFPGWALEHAAVVETSVTAAVRPDLVRWDRLVDDRADRQLPYEIYPPPSDVVPPSGVLSPARRASAAHGRRIVEEVVQALVEIVRTEFGLAG; this comes from the coding sequence ATGGGGCAGCCGGTAATGATGGACGAGCTCACCTGGGTGGAGTACCAGGAGCGGGTCCGGGCTGGCGCGCCGCTCTTCCTCGTGGCGGGCTCCACAGAGCAGCACGGCCCTCACCTTCCTCTGGGAACGGACGTCTTCCAGGCCGTGGCCGTGGCGCGGGCGGCGGCAGAGCGGGTGGGAGGCATCGTCGCCCCGCCGCTGGCCTACGGGTACAAGAGCCAGCCCAAGAGCGGTGGCGGACAGCAGTTCCCCGGGACAACGAGCCTGGACGGGCAGACCCTCGTGGCGGTCGTGCGGGACCTCCTGAGGGAGTTCCTGCGACACGGCGTGCGCCGCATCGTCGTGGTCGACGGTCACTACGAGAACGCCATGTTCCTCACGGAGGGCATCGACCTCGCCCTGCGGGAAACCGGTGTCTCCGACGCGAAGGCCGTCGTCGTCCACTGGTGGGAGCTCATCCCCCCCGGCACCGTCGATGCGATCTTCGCCGGGGAATTTCCTGGATGGGCCCTGGAGCATGCGGCGGTCGTGGAGACCTCGGTCACGGCGGCGGTGCGGCCGGACCTCGTGCGGTGGGATCGCCTCGTGGACGATCGCGCGGACCGCCAGCTCCCCTACGAAATCTACCCACCGCCCTCCGACGTCGTGCCCCCCTCGGGGGTGCTCTCACCGGCGCGCCGGGCCAGCGCGGCGCACGGGCGTCGGATCGTCGAGGAGGTGGTGCAGGCTCTGGTGGAGATCGTGCGGACTGAGTTCGGGCTGGCAGGTTAG
- a CDS encoding ABC transporter ATP-binding protein translates to MDTAAVLRMEEITKRFGPIVANDRVTLDVRAGTVHALLGENGAGKTTLMNVLYGLYQPDSGRIYLRGVPVRFSSPRDAIRQGIGMIHQQFMLVPQLTVAENVMLGLPPRRGPFLARGAVETEIATLARTYGLDVDPRAAVWQLPVGAQQRVEILKAIYRGADLLILDEPTSVLTPAEAEALFAILRQFVREGRSVIFITHKLEEVMRVSDEVTVLRQGRVVGTVATRETSAESLARMMVGREVVLRLQKDPVVIGEAVLEVRSLQALNDRGVAALRGVSFQVRRGEIFGVAGVDGNGQTELAEAVVGLRPVQGGRILLRGRDITAVPVRERIACGMTYIPADRARFGVIGDMAVADNLVLKVVHRPPYSRRTLLDRVAIAAHARGLVSRFDIRLAHVFQPVRHLSGGNQQKVVLAREVGADPDVLVAVQPTRGLDVGAAEYVLRTILAQRARGTAILYISTELDELLTVSDRLAVLFNGEIMGVVDPRLVSLREISLMMTGALRQAAAG, encoded by the coding sequence ATGGACACTGCCGCCGTCCTGCGGATGGAGGAGATCACCAAGCGGTTCGGGCCGATTGTGGCCAACGACCGCGTCACGCTGGACGTCCGCGCAGGGACCGTACACGCGCTCCTCGGCGAGAACGGCGCGGGCAAGACGACGCTGATGAACGTCCTCTACGGGTTGTACCAGCCGGACTCGGGCCGCATCTACCTGCGGGGCGTCCCGGTCCGCTTCTCCTCGCCACGCGACGCCATCCGGCAGGGGATCGGAATGATCCACCAGCAGTTCATGCTCGTCCCCCAGCTGACGGTGGCCGAAAACGTCATGCTCGGTCTGCCGCCCCGGCGGGGTCCGTTCCTGGCCCGGGGGGCGGTGGAGACGGAGATCGCCACCCTGGCGCGGACGTACGGACTGGACGTCGACCCCCGGGCCGCTGTCTGGCAGCTCCCGGTAGGAGCACAGCAGAGGGTGGAGATCCTCAAGGCCATCTACCGTGGAGCAGACCTCCTCATCCTGGACGAGCCCACCTCGGTGCTCACCCCGGCGGAGGCCGAGGCCCTCTTCGCCATCCTCCGGCAGTTCGTCCGGGAAGGGCGGTCCGTCATCTTTATCACCCACAAGCTCGAGGAAGTCATGCGTGTCAGCGACGAGGTGACCGTCCTCCGTCAGGGGCGGGTCGTCGGTACGGTTGCCACCCGCGAGACTAGCGCGGAGAGCCTGGCGCGGATGATGGTTGGGCGCGAGGTGGTCCTGCGACTGCAGAAGGACCCCGTCGTCATCGGGGAGGCCGTGCTGGAGGTCCGGTCCCTCCAGGCGCTGAACGACCGGGGCGTGGCGGCGCTCCGGGGAGTTTCCTTCCAGGTGCGGCGGGGCGAGATCTTCGGTGTCGCCGGGGTCGACGGGAACGGACAGACGGAGCTCGCGGAGGCGGTCGTGGGCCTGCGCCCCGTCCAGGGCGGGCGCATCCTCCTGCGGGGGCGGGACATCACCGCTGTTCCCGTTCGCGAGCGTATCGCCTGCGGTATGACGTACATCCCCGCAGACCGGGCGCGCTTCGGGGTCATCGGCGACATGGCCGTCGCGGACAATCTCGTCCTCAAGGTCGTACACCGACCTCCCTACTCCCGACGGACACTCCTCGACCGCGTTGCCATCGCCGCGCACGCCCGGGGACTTGTGAGCCGATTCGACATTCGCCTCGCCCATGTCTTCCAGCCGGTCCGCCACCTCTCGGGGGGGAATCAGCAGAAGGTGGTGCTCGCCCGGGAGGTGGGCGCGGACCCGGACGTCCTTGTGGCCGTCCAGCCGACGCGCGGGCTGGACGTGGGGGCCGCGGAGTACGTCTTGCGAACGATTCTCGCGCAGCGGGCGCGGGGGACGGCGATCCTGTATATCTCCACAGAGCTGGACGAGTTGCTGACCGTGAGCGACCGGCTTGCGGTGCTCTTCAACGGGGAGATCATGGGCGTCGTCGATCCGCGGCTGGTCTCACTGAGGGAGATCAGCCTCATGATGACGGGGGCGTTGCGCCAGGCGGCGGCAGGATGA
- the pstB gene encoding phosphate ABC transporter ATP-binding protein PstB: MDGLRVEVRTDREAGAADVVEAPAVEIERLSVWYGASPALREVTMTIPRNRITAFIGPSGCGKTTLLRCLNRLNDLLDNVRIAGAVRIGGVDIYDPRVEVTELRRRVGMVFQKSNPFPKSIYENVAFGPRLLGVRRRADLDAIVEQSLQRAALWEEVRDRLHQSALRLSGGQQQRLCIARAIAVEPEVLLMDEPCSALDPVATARIEDLMQALRERYTIVIVTHNMQQAARVSDYTGFLLLGELVEFGPTREVFTTPADQRTEDYITGRFG, translated from the coding sequence ATGGACGGACTCCGGGTGGAGGTGCGGACGGACCGGGAGGCAGGCGCCGCCGACGTCGTCGAAGCGCCGGCGGTGGAGATCGAGCGCCTCTCGGTGTGGTACGGGGCGAGCCCGGCCCTCCGCGAGGTGACCATGACCATCCCGCGGAACCGCATCACCGCTTTCATCGGCCCCTCCGGGTGCGGGAAGACGACGCTCCTGCGCTGCCTCAACCGCCTCAACGACCTCCTGGACAACGTCCGCATCGCCGGGGCGGTCCGCATCGGCGGGGTGGACATCTACGACCCGCGAGTGGAGGTCACGGAGCTGCGGCGACGGGTGGGGATGGTCTTCCAGAAGTCCAACCCCTTCCCCAAGTCCATCTACGAGAACGTCGCCTTCGGCCCGCGCCTGCTGGGCGTGCGCCGCCGGGCGGACCTGGACGCCATCGTGGAGCAGAGCCTGCAGCGGGCGGCGTTGTGGGAGGAGGTGCGCGACCGTCTCCACCAGTCGGCGCTGCGCCTCTCCGGCGGGCAGCAGCAGCGGCTGTGCATCGCCCGGGCCATCGCCGTGGAGCCCGAGGTGCTGCTGATGGACGAGCCCTGCTCCGCCCTCGACCCCGTGGCCACGGCCAGGATCGAGGACCTGATGCAGGCGCTGCGGGAGCGCTACACCATCGTCATCGTCACGCACAACATGCAGCAGGCGGCCCGCGTGTCCGACTACACCGGCTTCCTGCTCCTGGGAGAGCTGGTGGAGTTCGGGCCGACCCGGGAGGTGTTCACCACCCCGGCGGACCAGCGCACGGAAGACTACATCACCGGGCGGTTCGGGTGA
- the phoU gene encoding phosphate signaling complex protein PhoU has product MKHLRQAFDRELAALEHDVVHMGRLAGQLIRRSVEALRTRDVLAAEAVIRADDAIDALHLELEHRVVALLATQQPMAGDLREVASILAISIDLERLADHAEGVSRAARRLSTERPMPELEAMLVVMEAAVQEMLADVLEAFQRRDAALAEGLGAKEDRVDALRARVFHTLLSAMAADPRAVTRGLEYLLAAQHLERAADHITNVAERVIYMTTGEMREINR; this is encoded by the coding sequence GTGAAGCACCTCCGTCAGGCCTTCGACCGCGAACTGGCCGCCTTGGAGCACGACGTCGTGCACATGGGCCGCCTGGCCGGCCAGCTCATCCGACGGTCCGTGGAGGCGCTGCGGACCCGGGACGTCCTGGCGGCCGAGGCCGTCATCCGGGCCGACGACGCCATCGATGCGCTCCACCTGGAACTGGAGCACCGCGTCGTCGCCCTGCTGGCCACCCAGCAACCCATGGCCGGCGACCTGCGCGAGGTCGCCTCCATCCTGGCCATCTCCATCGACCTGGAGCGTCTGGCCGATCACGCCGAGGGGGTCAGCCGCGCCGCCCGACGGCTCAGCACGGAGAGGCCGATGCCGGAACTCGAAGCCATGCTGGTGGTGATGGAGGCGGCGGTGCAGGAGATGCTGGCCGACGTGCTGGAGGCCTTCCAGCGCCGCGACGCCGCACTGGCCGAAGGGCTGGGGGCGAAGGAGGACCGTGTGGACGCTCTGCGCGCCCGGGTCTTCCACACCCTCCTCAGCGCGATGGCTGCCGACCCGCGGGCGGTCACGCGGGGGCTGGAGTACCTCCTGGCCGCCCAGCACCTGGAACGGGCGGCCGATCACATCACCAACGTCGCCGAGCGGGTCATCTACATGACGACGGGCGAGATGCGGGAGATCAACCGGTAG
- a CDS encoding BMP family protein, whose translation MAKGRVAALVVAVLLGALVGTVADAGTPRLRVAAALPGIITDKAWNQTGYEGLKMIEKELGAQIAYTERVAQPDQVEVMSDYARRGYDLVFGHGGEFDSAGKQVAARFPRTKIVINNGVSTAPNLATSQINHFQVSFLAGVVAGLMTKTNKIAAISAQKFQAIDESMIGLEQGAKYVNPRVQMFTSYTGDWDNVGKGKEAALAHIARGVDVLYPLLDHAMLGVIEAAKEKKVFVIGYPRDQLSLAPETVLTSAIENIAVAMLEVAKLVAAGKFQGKGYVFGIENPAAARLGRYGAMVPQRVRDRVEEVKKLLLAGKIQRK comes from the coding sequence ATGGCGAAGGGTCGAGTGGCTGCCCTGGTCGTGGCCGTGCTGCTGGGAGCGCTCGTGGGCACGGTGGCGGACGCGGGCACCCCACGCCTGCGGGTGGCGGCCGCCCTCCCAGGGATCATCACAGACAAGGCATGGAACCAGACCGGCTACGAGGGGCTAAAGATGATCGAGAAAGAACTGGGCGCGCAGATCGCCTACACGGAGCGCGTGGCCCAGCCCGACCAGGTCGAGGTCATGAGCGACTACGCCCGGCGAGGGTACGACCTCGTCTTTGGCCACGGCGGGGAGTTCGACTCTGCCGGGAAGCAGGTCGCCGCTCGGTTCCCGCGGACGAAGATCGTGATCAACAACGGCGTGTCCACGGCCCCTAACCTCGCCACGTCGCAGATCAACCACTTCCAGGTCAGCTTCCTGGCGGGAGTGGTGGCGGGACTGATGACCAAGACGAACAAGATCGCTGCCATCAGCGCCCAGAAGTTCCAGGCCATCGACGAGAGCATGATCGGTCTGGAGCAGGGGGCAAAGTACGTGAACCCACGGGTGCAGATGTTCACCTCCTACACGGGCGACTGGGACAACGTGGGCAAGGGCAAGGAGGCAGCCCTGGCGCACATCGCCCGCGGTGTGGACGTCCTGTACCCGCTGCTGGACCACGCTATGCTCGGAGTGATCGAAGCGGCGAAGGAGAAGAAGGTCTTCGTCATTGGGTACCCGCGGGACCAGCTCAGCCTGGCGCCCGAGACCGTCCTGACCTCGGCCATTGAGAACATTGCGGTGGCGATGCTGGAGGTGGCCAAGCTCGTGGCCGCGGGCAAGTTCCAGGGGAAGGGGTATGTCTTCGGCATCGAGAACCCCGCCGCCGCCCGGCTGGGGCGGTACGGGGCCATGGTTCCCCAGCGCGTGCGAGATCGCGTGGAGGAGGTCAAGAAGCTGCTGCTAGCCGGTAAGATCCAGCGGAAGTGA
- a CDS encoding MDR family MFS transporter → MTSRDRLLILVGVLLGLFLAALDQTIVATALPAIVADLHGLDLLAWVSTGYLLASTAMVPVYGRLADLHGRRRILVAGIVTFLAGSALCGVAQSMLQLIAFRILQGVGAAALTSTAFIIPADLFAPAERPRYQGLFGAVFALASLVGPPLGGVLTDTVGWRWVFYVNVPVGALALAVVLLRMPTMARGVRAPIDWPGTVLLLAAVVPLLLALTLDRTLFPWHAPFTLALLATSGLAAAAFLVVERRAPSPILPLGLFRNRTVTLIAAASLLTGAAFFGALFFLSLFMVNVVGVSATAAGSTLVPLTLAVVTGALLSAQVVQRTGRYKWVIVAGYLVATVGMALLATMGEHVTQGGVVWRMVVLGLGLGPSMPLLTLVVQNAAPPGQVGTATASRQFFMQIGSVVGVAVFGAIFSATLTEAVEAALRPALAQLPPGVRRSVDPAALRASLRGSGAGGRLMVTAAPGPDGTAMRAAVRRGFAVSILRVYASAIPLTLLAGALMLALPELPLRRTRPPAPGEAVATGQEGIPGAWNG, encoded by the coding sequence GTGACCTCCCGGGACCGGCTGCTCATCCTAGTGGGCGTCCTCCTCGGCCTCTTCCTGGCCGCCCTCGACCAGACCATCGTCGCCACCGCGCTGCCGGCCATCGTGGCCGACCTGCACGGGCTGGACCTGCTGGCCTGGGTCTCCACGGGCTACCTGCTGGCCAGCACGGCGATGGTGCCGGTCTACGGCCGACTCGCCGACCTCCACGGCCGGCGCCGCATCCTGGTGGCCGGCATCGTCACCTTCCTGGCCGGCTCCGCCCTGTGCGGGGTGGCGCAGTCGATGCTCCAGCTCATCGCCTTCCGCATCCTGCAGGGCGTGGGCGCAGCGGCGCTCACCTCGACCGCCTTCATCATCCCCGCCGACCTCTTCGCCCCGGCGGAGCGCCCGCGCTACCAGGGCCTCTTCGGCGCCGTCTTCGCCCTGGCCAGCCTGGTCGGGCCCCCTCTGGGCGGCGTGCTCACCGACACCGTCGGCTGGCGCTGGGTCTTCTACGTGAACGTGCCGGTGGGCGCGCTGGCGCTGGCCGTCGTGCTCCTGCGCATGCCGACCATGGCCCGCGGCGTGCGGGCACCCATCGACTGGCCGGGGACGGTCCTGCTGCTGGCCGCGGTCGTCCCGCTGCTGCTGGCGCTCACCCTGGACCGCACGCTCTTCCCCTGGCACGCCCCCTTCACGCTGGCGCTGCTGGCCACCTCCGGGCTGGCCGCGGCCGCCTTCCTGGTCGTGGAGCGCCGCGCCCCGTCGCCGATCCTGCCGCTGGGGCTCTTCCGCAACCGCACCGTGACCCTGATCGCCGCGGCCTCCCTGCTCACCGGGGCGGCCTTCTTCGGGGCGCTGTTCTTCCTGTCGCTCTTCATGGTGAACGTCGTCGGCGTCTCGGCGACGGCGGCGGGCTCCACCCTGGTCCCGCTGACCCTCGCCGTGGTGACGGGAGCGCTGCTCTCCGCGCAGGTCGTCCAGCGCACCGGCCGGTACAAGTGGGTCATCGTCGCGGGCTACCTGGTGGCCACCGTCGGGATGGCGCTGCTGGCCACCATGGGGGAGCACGTCACGCAGGGCGGCGTCGTCTGGCGCATGGTGGTGCTGGGGCTGGGGTTGGGCCCGTCGATGCCGCTGCTGACGCTGGTGGTGCAGAACGCTGCGCCGCCCGGGCAGGTGGGCACGGCCACGGCGAGCCGGCAGTTCTTCATGCAGATCGGCAGCGTCGTGGGCGTAGCCGTCTTCGGGGCGATCTTCTCCGCCACCCTCACGGAGGCGGTGGAGGCCGCGCTGCGGCCAGCGCTAGCGCAGTTGCCGCCGGGGGTGCGGCGCAGCGTCGACCCCGCGGCGCTGCGCGCGTCCCTGCGCGGATCGGGCGCGGGGGGCCGCCTCATGGTGACCGCCGCCCCCGGCCCGGACGGGACCGCCATGCGCGCGGCGGTGCGCCGCGGCTTCGCCGTGAGCATCCTGCGCGTCTACGCCTCGGCCATCCCGCTGACGCTGCTCGCCGGCGCGCTGATGCTGGCGCTGCCAGAGCTCCCCCTGCGCCGAACCCGCCCTCCCGCCCCCGGCGAGGCGGTGGCGACCGGGCAGGAGGGGATACCCGGCGCCTGGAACGGGTAG